In Colwellia sp. PAMC 20917, a single genomic region encodes these proteins:
- a CDS encoding murein hydrolase activator EnvC family protein, with protein sequence MKKISLFASIFSLSWVLMSVNATEQTSSNGDTTNKTNQALSKVQLQIVEQEKSIKQTSNKRSSLENQLRNDDISIAKIVKAMIKTQDDFQDTEQTLKELAQEKITLTHKKQQQEKVLAQQLRAAYTSGHHDYIKLLLNQQSPASVERTVTYYKYLNDARIKEIDQFQIVLSDLLAVTTQHQEQAKKLNTIKQQQAEQKIVFQNTKQERKNTIRALNKELLGSKQLLAQLVAEEQNLVVALQRIAALAQQSTELVGLKKLKRKLSWPVKGKISHSFGSRKQGYLKWKGILLAAPVGKQVKAIHNGTVLFSDWLKGYGLVTVLDHGAGYMSLYGYNQALLKSVGDRVETGEPIALVGQSGGQSQSGLYFEIRSDGQAVNPKAWFK encoded by the coding sequence GTGAAAAAAATATCTTTATTTGCATCAATATTCAGCCTTAGCTGGGTATTGATGTCGGTGAACGCCACTGAACAGACGTCGAGTAATGGTGATACGACCAATAAAACCAATCAAGCATTGTCGAAAGTTCAGCTGCAAATAGTTGAGCAAGAAAAATCGATTAAACAAACGAGCAATAAACGCTCATCTTTAGAAAATCAATTAAGAAATGACGATATTTCAATCGCTAAAATAGTAAAGGCGATGATTAAAACCCAAGATGATTTTCAAGATACTGAGCAAACATTAAAAGAACTCGCGCAAGAAAAAATAACCTTAACGCACAAAAAACAGCAACAAGAAAAAGTGTTAGCCCAACAATTAAGAGCCGCCTATACATCGGGACATCACGACTATATTAAATTATTACTTAACCAGCAAAGCCCTGCTAGCGTAGAGCGTACCGTTACCTATTATAAATATTTGAACGATGCTCGCATCAAAGAAATTGACCAATTTCAGATTGTCTTAAGTGATTTACTCGCCGTAACCACACAACACCAAGAGCAAGCTAAAAAGTTAAACACTATAAAACAACAACAAGCCGAACAAAAAATCGTATTTCAAAACACTAAGCAAGAACGAAAGAATACCATTCGCGCATTAAATAAAGAGCTGCTTGGTAGCAAACAGCTGTTAGCTCAATTAGTGGCAGAAGAACAAAATTTAGTGGTGGCATTACAACGAATCGCAGCATTAGCACAACAAAGTACAGAATTAGTTGGCCTAAAAAAACTTAAAAGAAAACTTTCTTGGCCGGTTAAAGGCAAAATTAGCCACAGTTTTGGCTCTCGTAAACAAGGTTACTTAAAATGGAAAGGTATTTTGTTAGCCGCTCCTGTTGGTAAACAAGTTAAAGCCATTCATAACGGCACAGTATTATTTTCAGATTGGTTAAAAGGTTATGGTTTAGTCACAGTGTTAGATCATGGCGCCGGCTATATGAGCCTATATGGCTATAACCAAGCGTTATTAAAGTCAGTAGGTGACCGGGTAGAAACCGGTGAACCGATAGCACTTGTTGGACAAAGTGGTGGGCAGAGTCAATCTGGATTATATTTCGAAATACGCAGCGATGGTCAGGCAGTAAACCCTAAAGCTTGGTTTAAATAA
- a CDS encoding divergent polysaccharide deacetylase family protein, giving the protein MPLFPQLFILLTLLSITPLATAKNAQVAIIIDDIGYRKSDAAVLTLPGAITLAILPHTPYGKRLALAGYHKNNEIILHIPMEAENDKKLGPGALTVKMNEESIRHQLALAFAEIPFAIGINNHMGSKLTKLYNPMMWTMRFLKERDLIFVDSVTTNKTKAEDIALQVGVPTTHRQIFLDNELTTDYIDQQFMQLIEHAQQYKSVVAIAHPHPETIAALNRLIPLLAALDIDLVPVSSLIDSPKILQDLTVITED; this is encoded by the coding sequence TTGCCATTATTCCCACAACTATTTATTTTATTGACGTTACTAAGTATAACGCCTTTAGCAACGGCTAAAAACGCACAAGTCGCCATTATTATTGACGATATTGGTTACCGAAAAAGTGATGCTGCCGTGCTAACCTTACCCGGCGCAATAACCTTAGCTATTCTCCCCCATACGCCTTATGGTAAAAGACTGGCTTTAGCAGGCTATCATAAAAATAACGAAATTATTTTGCACATACCAATGGAAGCAGAGAATGATAAAAAGCTAGGGCCTGGCGCACTAACCGTTAAAATGAATGAAGAGTCAATCCGCCATCAGTTAGCACTTGCTTTCGCTGAGATACCTTTTGCTATTGGTATCAACAACCATATGGGGAGTAAACTAACTAAACTTTATAATCCAATGATGTGGACCATGCGCTTTTTAAAAGAGCGAGATTTAATTTTTGTCGACAGCGTTACTACCAACAAAACCAAAGCAGAAGATATCGCCCTTCAGGTCGGCGTTCCAACAACCCACCGACAAATATTTTTAGATAACGAATTAACCACTGACTATATTGATCAACAATTTATGCAGCTTATAGAGCACGCCCAGCAATATAAATCAGTGGTGGCTATTGCGCACCCTCACCCTGAAACGATCGCAGCACTCAATCGTTTAATACCGTTACTCGCAGCCCTTGATATTGACTTAGTGCCCGTTTCATCCTTAATAGACTCACCCAAAATCCTGCAAGACCTGACTGTCATAACTGAAGACTAA
- a CDS encoding S1 family peptidase: MNGGFKMRYLKIILSVYLIFYTSSVLADLADTVEKIKPSVVGIGVHTPSGRQQNSLNGSGFVIGNGRYVVTNFHVLPKELDANILQQMAVFTGSGKAAKVRTADIVASSQLHDIAVLKIHGAPLPAMQLANKAFSREGSYVAFTGFPIGAVLGLYPVTHRGIIASITPTIIPVDNAQQISIKMLKMLRNPYLVYQLDATAYPGNSGSALYDVDSGEVIGIINKVFVQESKEAVITNPSGITYAIPVKYLLALLKKDNIDYLGTN; this comes from the coding sequence ATGAATGGAGGGTTTAAGATGCGTTATTTGAAAATAATATTAAGTGTTTATTTAATTTTTTATACCAGCTCAGTACTGGCCGATTTAGCAGATACCGTTGAAAAAATCAAACCGTCAGTAGTGGGTATTGGTGTTCATACGCCATCGGGGCGCCAGCAAAATAGTTTGAACGGAAGTGGCTTTGTTATCGGTAATGGCCGCTATGTGGTCACCAACTTTCACGTTTTACCCAAAGAGCTTGATGCAAATATTCTTCAACAAATGGCGGTGTTTACTGGCTCTGGGAAAGCGGCGAAAGTGCGAACCGCTGATATTGTCGCTAGTTCGCAGTTGCACGATATCGCCGTACTAAAAATCCATGGCGCGCCACTGCCTGCGATGCAACTTGCAAATAAAGCGTTTAGTCGAGAGGGCAGCTATGTTGCTTTTACGGGCTTTCCTATTGGCGCTGTTTTAGGCCTATACCCAGTGACCCACCGCGGTATTATTGCCAGTATTACACCAACGATAATCCCGGTGGATAATGCTCAGCAAATTAGTATTAAAATGTTGAAAATGTTACGTAATCCTTATTTAGTTTATCAACTTGATGCTACCGCTTACCCTGGCAATAGTGGCAGTGCTTTATATGATGTTGATTCAGGAGAAGTGATTGGTATTATTAATAAGGTTTTTGTGCAGGAGTCAAAGGAAGCGGTTATTACTAATCCTAGTGGCATAACATACGCGATTCCGGTTAAATATTTATTAGCCTTACTAAAAAAAGATAACATTGATTATCTCGGTACTAATTAG
- a CDS encoding patatin-like phospholipase family protein: MTKKTVVPIFAGGGTRLPAHVGILHALQAYDIDFNHLVGVSGGSIVSSLFAAGLSPAEIKDIALNTNYNKFREFSLLKLIRNGGLSSGDRFEQWMDGLLSGKTFAELDYNLHIVATDVAKGTPVIFNKELTPDVKVSLAVRFSMSIPLIFSFKTFGEQVMVDGSILSEDALHRDWAKDGTPVLCFRLKGEHENNEVNIKGFFPIYKYVTLLIRTFMTTISREYINEAFWHNTVVVNIGNYSAVDFSMTTEQKQSLFDIGFKTAEEVLPIKLGKK; the protein is encoded by the coding sequence ATGACAAAAAAAACAGTAGTTCCTATCTTCGCTGGCGGCGGCACACGACTGCCTGCACACGTTGGTATCTTACATGCGTTACAAGCTTATGACATCGACTTCAATCACTTAGTAGGGGTTTCGGGTGGCAGTATTGTTAGCAGCTTATTTGCAGCTGGCTTAAGCCCTGCTGAAATTAAAGATATCGCGTTAAATACTAATTATAACAAGTTCCGAGAATTTTCATTATTAAAATTAATTCGCAACGGTGGCTTAAGTTCAGGTGACCGTTTTGAACAATGGATGGATGGCCTACTCAGTGGAAAAACATTTGCCGAGCTTGATTATAACTTACATATTGTTGCCACAGATGTCGCTAAAGGTACCCCCGTTATTTTCAACAAAGAGCTCACCCCTGATGTAAAAGTATCGCTGGCGGTAAGATTCTCGATGTCCATTCCCTTAATATTTAGTTTCAAGACTTTTGGCGAACAGGTCATGGTTGATGGCAGTATTTTATCTGAAGACGCCCTCCATCGAGACTGGGCAAAAGACGGTACACCGGTACTATGTTTTCGCCTTAAGGGTGAGCATGAAAATAATGAAGTTAATATAAAAGGTTTTTTCCCAATTTATAAGTACGTGACCCTGCTTATTCGTACCTTTATGACCACGATCTCGCGCGAATATATTAATGAAGCCTTCTGGCACAATACCGTAGTAGTTAATATTGGCAATTACTCTGCCGTTGACTTTTCCATGACGACAGAGCAAAAACAAAGCTTATTTGATATTGGCTTTAAAACAGCAGAGGAAGTATTACCGATAAAACTGGGAAAAAAATAA
- a CDS encoding PEP-CTERM/exosortase system-associated acyltransferase has protein sequence MSLSKLILNSPIIGDVAKKVASFKVNHDAGNISEHFTKFLKPQYASTDNLRNEVFKIRHNVYCEELAFENQKDDGMEMDDFDSHSIFALIQHKPTNNYTSCVRIVRSSNEDELLPIEKFCYDAIQNKDYDPKRFKREEIGEISRLAVKADFRRRKSDRFKGSAIGAISESSYSESELRCFPFIAIGLYMVAGTLAIDTGIKHAYVMMEPRLARSMKFVGIKFVQIGEPIEYHGLRAPYYINAEIFLENLTSGFKSLYKEIQKDIRSQF, from the coding sequence ATGAGTCTAAGCAAATTAATATTAAATTCCCCTATCATTGGCGATGTCGCAAAAAAAGTGGCGTCGTTTAAGGTCAATCATGATGCTGGAAATATTTCGGAGCATTTTACCAAGTTTCTCAAGCCACAATACGCCTCGACTGACAACCTACGTAACGAAGTATTTAAAATTCGTCACAATGTTTACTGTGAAGAATTAGCCTTCGAAAATCAAAAAGACGATGGCATGGAAATGGATGATTTTGATTCTCACTCTATTTTCGCTCTAATTCAGCACAAACCAACCAATAATTACACCAGTTGCGTACGTATAGTTCGCTCAAGTAATGAAGATGAATTGTTACCGATTGAAAAGTTTTGTTATGACGCGATTCAAAACAAAGACTACGATCCTAAAAGATTCAAACGTGAAGAAATTGGTGAGATTTCTCGCTTGGCTGTAAAAGCTGACTTCAGACGTCGTAAATCAGATCGTTTTAAGGGTTCTGCCATTGGTGCCATTAGTGAAAGTTCATATTCTGAATCAGAACTGCGCTGCTTCCCATTTATTGCGATTGGTTTATATATGGTTGCTGGCACTTTAGCTATCGATACCGGTATAAAACATGCTTATGTAATGATGGAGCCACGTTTAGCCCGTAGTATGAAGTTTGTTGGCATTAAATTTGTACAAATTGGTGAGCCCATTGAATATCATGGTTTACGCGCTCCTTATTATATTAATGCTGAAATATTTTTAGAAAACCTAACAAGTGGCTTTAAGAGCTTGTATAAAGAAATACAAAAAGATATCCGTAGCCAGTTTTAA
- a CDS encoding ThiF family adenylyltransferase produces MFNYEKAFSRNIGWVTEDEQQMLRGKKVAIAGAGGVGGVHLLTLARLGVANFNISDFDDFEVHNFNRQSGAFMSTLGEQKVDVMERMTRDINPEAQIQSFPEGIFEHNVDKFLEGIDLYVDALDFFALEARKTVFKKCYEKKIPVITAAPLGMGAAFLCFMPGKMTYEEYFRFEDKKTEEDQLIQFLIGLSPAMLQRSYLVDESRVSFKEKRGPSTPMAVNLCAGIAETYALKILLGRGKIIAAPYGLHFDAYRNKYKKTWRPLGNAGLIPRIMFKIAKRVVAQ; encoded by the coding sequence ATGTTTAACTACGAAAAAGCCTTTTCTAGAAACATTGGTTGGGTTACAGAAGATGAACAACAAATGCTTCGCGGTAAAAAAGTTGCAATAGCTGGCGCAGGTGGTGTTGGTGGAGTGCATTTACTTACCTTAGCAAGATTAGGTGTAGCAAACTTTAACATTTCAGATTTCGATGATTTTGAAGTACATAATTTCAATCGTCAATCTGGCGCGTTTATGTCAACCCTAGGTGAACAAAAAGTTGATGTTATGGAACGAATGACTCGCGATATTAATCCTGAAGCACAAATACAATCTTTTCCGGAAGGTATATTTGAACATAACGTCGATAAATTCCTTGAGGGTATTGACTTGTATGTTGACGCTTTAGATTTTTTTGCTTTAGAAGCTAGAAAAACCGTGTTTAAAAAGTGTTATGAAAAAAAAATCCCTGTAATTACAGCGGCACCTCTTGGAATGGGAGCTGCCTTTTTATGCTTTATGCCAGGAAAAATGACCTATGAAGAATATTTTCGTTTTGAAGATAAAAAAACTGAAGAAGACCAACTCATTCAATTTTTAATAGGTTTGTCTCCAGCTATGTTACAGCGCTCATACCTAGTAGATGAAAGCCGTGTGAGTTTTAAAGAAAAACGTGGCCCTTCTACACCTATGGCAGTTAACCTTTGTGCCGGTATAGCAGAAACTTATGCGCTTAAAATATTATTGGGTCGTGGAAAAATAATAGCAGCCCCTTACGGTTTGCATTTCGATGCTTATCGCAATAAATATAAGAAAACATGGCGGCCTCTTGGCAACGCAGGGTTAATCCCAAGAATAATGTTTAAAATAGCTAAAAGAGTTGTTGCTCAATAA
- a CDS encoding PEP-CTERM sorting domain-containing protein — protein sequence MTNKFNKIVSALVLCGATTFASASDMQIDPTATPGGTLTSIFSSITADEIKPVSAYFDLDNNGITTGDLVFDSAFGEQFGSLNPTNSDLGFNVAPAGWTLFADYEFYGAAIVIDGLLDSDGNGYSDADLDENGVIGNILYGSTTDLDLWQNQPGNTGNADGVLDTGEELAAQFTGGYINVFLNTPYTASESSGAFDGYNGIGARTLDANTQLAMRFNVTGSSLVDVSIQIYSQLSMIIDDFLYSPGVGDVKDYIDLAGNNAFGTFSSELNGLSNSPTVNTDYVISDLQNGVINNILNTSVAYNAGTNGNVSVKTRTTTIASANLLVSVPEPGTIALFGLALIGFAGSRKRKSS from the coding sequence ATGACTAACAAGTTTAACAAAATCGTATCTGCTCTTGTTTTATGTGGTGCAACGACTTTCGCTTCGGCAAGCGATATGCAAATTGACCCTACAGCTACTCCTGGTGGCACGCTAACAAGTATATTTTCAAGTATAACTGCTGATGAAATCAAGCCAGTTTCAGCATACTTTGATTTAGACAATAACGGTATTACTACTGGCGACCTAGTTTTTGATAGCGCTTTTGGTGAACAATTTGGTTCATTAAATCCTACAAATTCTGATTTAGGTTTTAATGTTGCTCCTGCAGGCTGGACACTTTTTGCTGATTATGAGTTTTATGGTGCTGCTATAGTAATCGATGGTTTGCTAGATAGCGACGGCAATGGTTATTCTGATGCTGATTTAGACGAAAATGGTGTTATTGGTAACATTCTATATGGATCGACTACAGATCTTGATTTATGGCAAAATCAGCCTGGTAATACTGGTAACGCTGACGGTGTATTAGATACTGGCGAAGAGCTTGCTGCACAGTTTACAGGTGGTTACATAAACGTATTTTTAAATACTCCTTATACTGCTTCTGAATCAAGTGGTGCTTTTGACGGTTACAATGGTATTGGTGCTCGTACTTTAGACGCAAATACTCAACTTGCTATGCGTTTTAATGTAACAGGTTCATCATTAGTTGATGTATCAATTCAGATCTACTCACAATTATCAATGATAATTGATGACTTTTTATACTCTCCAGGAGTTGGTGATGTAAAAGATTACATTGATTTAGCAGGGAATAATGCTTTCGGTACTTTTAGTAGTGAACTAAATGGTTTAAGTAATAGCCCTACAGTTAATACAGATTATGTTATTTCAGACCTACAAAATGGTGTTATAAATAATATATTAAATACAAGCGTTGCTTACAACGCTGGTACCAATGGTAATGTGTCTGTAAAAACTAGAACAACAACTATTGCATCTGCTAACTTGTTAGTTTCTGTGCCAGAACCAGGAACTATCGCTTTATTTGGCTTAGCACTTATTGGTTTTGCTGGTTCAAGAAAACGTAAATCTAGCTAA